The Lacticaseibacillus rhamnosus DNA window ACCACTTTTTGTAGCGCGGGATATCACTTACTTATGAACGGTTAAAGTTGGCTAGACGAAGATCATTTAAAAACTAATTATTCGAAAAGAAGACGCGAATAAAATAAGGTCAAAGGTTGCTATCGATCTTACATTTAGTTAGTATATAGTTACTGAAAGGGAGGGTATTAAAATATGGCAAACCTTATTGGTAACAAGCGATGTTGGCGCTATCAGCTTTATCAGGATATCCTCCTGATGTGTTCGTGCAGGTGAGACATCGGCAGTATTTTGCTTAACGGTGTCTGCAAGCAATCGTTTCAAAATTTTGCCGGTTCATGCGAGTCAATTAGCCGGGTTGGGAGGTGAACCTTGACAGAAGCACCACTTAAAATCGGGATTCTCAACGTGATGCACGACAAAGCCGATACCAAAACGCGGCTGCAACACGTTTTGAGCCACACCGATATCCCAGTTGAGTTGCATTTTTACTATCCCATGACCCATTACGCTGGTCGGGAAGTACCGGAAGCGGTGAGCTCGATTCTGGAGCCGCTGGATATTCACGAAGCGGCAACGATGGACGGGTTCATCATCACCGGCTCCCCGATTGAAACGCTGGAATTTGATCAGGTTCACTATATCGCCGAGGTGCGGACGCTGCTAAAGACATTAGGTCAGCATGTGCCCAACCAAATGTACCTGTGCTGGGGCGGGATGGTGGCGCTAAATTACTTTTTCGGCGTCAGCAAGTTGATTCTTCCGCACAAGTTATTCGGCGTTTATCCGCAAACAATTCTTGAACCGCACCCATTTTTAAAAGGTTTAAAAGAAGGCTTTAAGTCCCCACATGCTCGGTATGCCGAGATGGATGTACGCGATATTCGTAACGATCCCCGCTTAACGATCAATGCGACAACAACGAAGGGGAAACTCTTCATGGTGACGGAACCGACTGACACCCAAACGTTTATCTTTTCGCATATTGAATATGACCGGTGGGGCCTGGATTCGGAATACAAGCGGGAAGTGGCCGCACACCCTGAGATTAGCTATAAACGGGCTAAACACTATTACCATCACAAAAACGATTATGACCATCCGAAGTTTAATTGGAAGAAAACGCAGCGAACGATTTTTGACAATTGGGTTCGCCACATCGCGGATCATCGCAATGAAAACCGTTCGCCGATTATTTAGGGAGGCTTTATTATGGTGACAGCAGCAGATAATATTACAGGTTTAATTGGCAATACGCCGCTACTCAAGCTCAATCGCGTTGTACCTGAAGGCGCCGCGGATGTTTATGTCAAGCTGGAATTCTTTAATCCCGGTGGTTCAGTCAAGGACCGGATTGCCTTAGCGATGATTGAAGACGCTGAATATAAAGGGGTCTTGAAGCCAGGCGGCACCATTGTTGAGCCAACGTCCGGCAACACCGGCATTGGCCTGGCACTGGTTGCGGCCGCAAAAGGTTACCACCTCATCATTACCATGCCGGAAACAATGAGTGTTGAGCGGCGAGCCTTGATGCGTGGTTACGGAGCCGAACTCATTTTGACGCCGGGTGCCGATGGAATGCCGGGAGCGATCAAAAAAGCTGAAGCATTGAGCAAGGAAAATGGCTACTTCTTGCCAATGCAATTCCAGAACCCCGCTAACCCAGACGTCCACGAACGCACGACCGGACAAGAGATCATCCGTTCATTTGATGGTGGCACCCCGGATGCCTTTGTAGCCGGTGTCGGCACAGGCGGAACACTCACCGGGGTTGGTCGGGCTTTGCGTAAGATTAACCCAGATGTGAAAATCTATGCGCTGGAAGCGGCGGAGTCACCAATGCTAAAAGAAGGCCATGGCGGCAAGCACAAGATTCAAGGGATCTCAGCCGGCTTTATTCCAGACGTCTTAGATACGAACCTCTATCAAGACATCATTGAAGTCACCAGCGACCAAGCTATCGACATGGCTCGCCACGTCAGTCATGAAGAAGGCTTCCTACCAGGCATTTCCGCTGGCGCCAACATTTTCGGTGCGATTGAAATCGCAAAGAAACTCGGCAAAGGCAAGAGTGTCGCCACAGTAGCACCGGATAATGGTGAGCGGTATTTGTCGACAGATTTGTTTAAGTTTGATGATTAGTAAAACCAATAGTTATAAGTAAGCGAAAAACAGAAGCGGCGATCAATTGAGTCAGTTGATCGTCGCTTTTTGTCTTGAGAAAATGAGCGGCAGGGAAGATTGCGTGCGTCAACATTGAACAAGATTGTTATAATGGAATCTGTAAGTCTCCATGGTGCAATGGATAGCATAATGGTCCTCGAAACCACAGATCCGAGTTCGAATCTCGGTGGAGGCATTATTTAGCGTTTATTAGCGTACTTTAGAAATGAAAATGCCTTTATATCAGTGTTCTCATTGATTTAGCTCACCTTAGAAAGTGTCAGGATTACGTTAAGGGGGACGAAAAGGGGACACAACTGGCAAGCACGAGATGGAGAAACCGGAATTTGTTAATTCTCGGTTTCGATAAGATTCGTTAGTCCTAGCCCATGTCAACAGTAACGTGCAAAGGAGTTGTGGTTAGCATGCAACCAGTCTTACTCGCAACGGTTCACCACCCCAATGTGTCTTTGCCGCAGTTAAAACGGGTTCTGGCAGTAGTTAGTGATAGTTTCTCGGCTGCTTATCTGACAGTTAGTACGATTACAGATCGTGAAATTACCAAATTATTGCAAACTTTTCCCAGCGTTCATGTTCGCATCATTGAACCTCGTGGCGCGGCTGATGCGCGGCGGCGGGTGCTTGATTTTGGATTGCGTCAGGTTCGTTACCGCGCTTCTTTTTTTTACTGCGATTTTGATAAAGTAGTGACAGGGATCGAGGCAAATGTATCTGAGTTTAAGACCTTTATTGCCCAGCTTCGAGTTGATGATGGTTATCAGATTATTGGTCGAAGTTCAGAAAACATGCGGGGTTATCCGGCAACTTGGCGAGAAACCGAGGCAATTACGAATAAGGCGGCTTCTGAAGTGTTTGCTTTGCCTGATCTGGATATTACTGCTGGTTGCTGTGCGGTGAGTCAGATGGCTGCCAGATATATTTTGGCTAATTCAGATGGTTTGCTGACGGATACGGAATGGCCGTTGATTTGTAAGGCGGCGGGATTAACGATCACAGCCAAACGCGTTAACTTTTTACCGTATGTGCCGGCTTTAAACGCAGGTCGGGATGACGATAACTGGCACGGTTACACGAGCAGGTTGCGACTTGCATTGCAGGCGCTGCAATCGCTTGAAACAGATGGAACGGCTGATCTTAACCAACCAGTTTCAATTGGATGGCCATATAATGAAGATTAGTATCGATTGATAAGATATCTAAACGAACGCTAAAATGTGCCCTGTTTATCACCGTCAGTGTAACAGTGATAGACAGAGCACATTTTTACGTCCGCTGATATATTTGGCCAGATCCGACTGCAAGTGAACTAACTAGATGTTTTTGTTGAGTATGGTTGAATGTTGGCACTCTTCAAACTTTGAATGGCTTATGCCAAATTCGTTTCAAAATATGTCAAAGTTGAGAATGTCGTTGTTAGTTGATTATGCTATATTCTGCGGAATGGTAATTAAGAAAGGACAACGCACTATTTCGTCTCTTTGTTGGTTGTAAAGTATTTAGCTATTTTTACTGCCAACCAAGCAATCAGAAAAATAGCGATGAGACGAATGTAGGTTGCTGATGGTCCCACCCAGGTGCTTATCATATAAGCAATCGGACTGAGAATGATAATCGTACAGAAAATGATCAACCAGTATTTCAAGCTTAACGACTGAGCCTGTTTCACTTTGTCACCTCGCGTCTATTAGCAAAAGTAATAGATATTCTTTTTGCTACTATTTTTCCGCTGCAACCAGTGCCTGCGCCAGATCGTCAATCAAGTCCTGCTGATCCTCCAAGCCAATTGCAATCCGGACATGTTGCGGTGTCAAACCTGAATCGGCGCGTTTGTTTTCCGGGAGCTTAAACCAAGGTAGTTTGACTAGACTGGAGATGGTGCCAAGTGAGTCGGCAAAGTCGAAAATTTTGGTGCTGTTAACGAACTTTAAGGGATCAATGTTGTCGGCTAGTTTGATCGTCAAGAGTCCGCTGGCACCCGTGGTTTCTTTTTGGGCTAATGCGTAACCGGGATCGTTTTTAAGCCCGGGGTAGTAAACGTGGGCAACGTCTGGGTGCTGCGCTAGAAATTCGGCGATGGCTTGGGCGTTTGCAGTTTCACGATCAAGGCGAACGGAGAGGGTGGCAATGCCGCGGGTGACGAGGCTACAGTCAAGCGGGCTTAAAATGGCGCCGATCGTGTTTTGCAGGAAAGCGAGCTTCTCGCTGATGTCGGGGTGAGCGGAGACAATGAGGCCGGCGATGAGATCACCGTGGCCACCGAGGTATTTGGTGGCGCTGTGTAGAACGATGTCGGCACCGAGGTCAAGTGGCCGCTGGTAATAAGGGGTTAAGAACGTGTTGTCGACAATCGTTAGCAGATCATGGGCTTGGGCGAGGGCACTGATAGCCTTGATACTGCTGACTTTGAGAAGCGGATTGGAAAAAGTCTCGAAGAAAATTGCTTTGGTTTCGGGGCGGATGGCGGCTTCCACCGCTGCCAGATCACGCGTATCCACTGGCGTAAACGTCAGACCATGTTGAGAAAAATACTGGTTGATGAGGCGATCGGTGCCACTGTAGAGCGAATCACCAATAATGAAGTGACTGTGGTCGGGAAAAATCGCAAGCACCGTTGCAATCGCTGCAACGCCGCTGGAAAACGCAAAGCCGGCAT harbors:
- a CDS encoding homoserine O-succinyltransferase, with the protein product MTEAPLKIGILNVMHDKADTKTRLQHVLSHTDIPVELHFYYPMTHYAGREVPEAVSSILEPLDIHEAATMDGFIITGSPIETLEFDQVHYIAEVRTLLKTLGQHVPNQMYLCWGGMVALNYFFGVSKLILPHKLFGVYPQTILEPHPFLKGLKEGFKSPHARYAEMDVRDIRNDPRLTINATTTKGKLFMVTEPTDTQTFIFSHIEYDRWGLDSEYKREVAAHPEISYKRAKHYYHHKNDYDHPKFNWKKTQRTIFDNWVRHIADHRNENRSPII
- the cysK gene encoding cysteine synthase A codes for the protein MVTAADNITGLIGNTPLLKLNRVVPEGAADVYVKLEFFNPGGSVKDRIALAMIEDAEYKGVLKPGGTIVEPTSGNTGIGLALVAAAKGYHLIITMPETMSVERRALMRGYGAELILTPGADGMPGAIKKAEALSKENGYFLPMQFQNPANPDVHERTTGQEIIRSFDGGTPDAFVAGVGTGGTLTGVGRALRKINPDVKIYALEAAESPMLKEGHGGKHKIQGISAGFIPDVLDTNLYQDIIEVTSDQAIDMARHVSHEEGFLPGISAGANIFGAIEIAKKLGKGKSVATVAPDNGERYLSTDLFKFDD
- a CDS encoding trans-sulfuration enzyme family protein encodes the protein MTQFNTKLVHGPQLNVDQAGAIVPPVYQSAMFRFAPDGQETHWDYARSGNPTREYLERQIATLENGDAGFAFSSGVAAIATVLAIFPDHSHFIIGDSLYSGTDRLINQYFSQHGLTFTPVDTRDLAAVEAAIRPETKAIFFETFSNPLLKVSSIKAISALAQAHDLLTIVDNTFLTPYYQRPLDLGADIVLHSATKYLGGHGDLIAGLIVSAHPDISEKLAFLQNTIGAILSPLDCSLVTRGIATLSVRLDRETANAQAIAEFLAQHPDVAHVYYPGLKNDPGYALAQKETTGASGLLTIKLADNIDPLKFVNSTKIFDFADSLGTISSLVKLPWFKLPENKRADSGLTPQHVRIAIGLEDQQDLIDDLAQALVAAEK